A window from Phalacrocorax aristotelis chromosome 5, bGulAri2.1, whole genome shotgun sequence encodes these proteins:
- the MYLK gene encoding myosin light chain kinase, smooth muscle isoform X3, with the protein MAMISGMSGRKASGSSPTSPINADKVENEDAFLEEVAEEKPHVKPYFTKTILDIEVVEGSAARFDCKIEGYPDPEVMWYKDDQPVKESRHFQIDYDEDGNCSLTISEVCGDDDAKYTCKAVNSLGEATCTAELLVETMGKEGEDEDEEEEE; encoded by the exons ATGGCAATGATTTCTGGTATGAGTGGGAGGAAGGCCTCTGGGAGCTCACCTACCAGCCCTATAAATGCAGACAAAGTAGAGAATGAAG ATGCTTTCCTTGAAGAAGTGGCTGAGGAAAAGCCCCATGTAAAGCCATATTTTACTAAAACAATCCTTGACATAGAGGTTGTGGAAGGAAGTGCTGCTAGATTTGACTGCAAAATTGAAG GCTACCCTGACCCTGAGGTAATGTGGTACAAAGACGATCAGCCGGTCAAGGAGTCTCGTCATTTCCAGATAGATTATGATGAGGATGGGAACTGTTCTTTGACTATTTCTGAAGTATGTGGGGACGATGATGCCAAATACACCTGCAAAGCTGTTAACAGCCTTGGGGAAGCCACGTGCACCGCGGAACTCCTTGTGGAAACaatgggaaaggaaggagaagacgaagatgaggaagaggaagaatga